Part of the Halomarina litorea genome is shown below.
CTCCGTCGCCGTCGGTCCGCGCGCGGCGGGCGAACAGCGCCTCGGCGGCCCGTTCGCCCGCCTGAATCGTCCAGAGCGTGGCGTACAGGCCGTCGAGGGCGAGCAGGTCGTCGTGACTCCCCGACTCCACGATGCGGCCCTCGTCGACGACGTAGATGCAGTCGGCGTCCTTGATCGTCGAGAGGCGGTGGGCGATGACGAGGGTGGTCCGGTCTTCGGTCAGGCGGGCCAGTCCGCGCTGGATGAGCACCTCCGTCTCGGTGTCGACGGCGCTGGTCGCCTCGTCGAGCACCAGAATCTCGGGGTCCTGTAACATCGCGCGGGCGATGGCGACCCGTTGTCGCTGACCGCCGGAGAGTTTCACGCCGCGTTCGCCGACGCGGGTGTCGTAGCCGTCGGGCAGGTCTTCGATGAACTTGTGGGCCTCCGCGGCGCGGGCCGCGTCCGCTATCTCCTCGTCCGTGGCGTCGAAACTCCCGTAGGCGACGTTCTCCCGGACGGTGCCGTCGAAGAGGAACACGTCCTGCGAGACGTAGCCGATGGCGTCCCGGAGGCTGTCGACCGCAACGTCGCGCACGTCGAGGCCGTCCACCCGGATGATCCCGGCGTCGACCTCGTAGAGGCGCAAGAGGAGTTTCGCGGCGGTCGACTTCCCCGCGCCCGTCGGGCCGACGAACGCGACGGTTTCACCGGGGGCGACCGACAGCGAGAGGTCGCGGACCACGGGGAGGTCCTCGCGGTAGCCGAAGGTGACGTCCTCGTACTCCACGCGGCCCTCGATGCGGTCGGGGACCACCGCGCCCTCCCGGTCGCGGACCACCACCTCCCGGTCGAGGAAGGAGACGACGCGTTCGGCGGAGGCGCGGGCGTCCTCGTAGGAGGCGACGATGCGCCCCGCCCCCGAGAGCGGGTCGATGAACCGCTGGGTCATGAACAGGAAGGTGACGAACTCCCCGACGAGGAGGGTCCCCGAGAAGGGACCCGGCGGCCCGGCGACGAGCCAGTAGCCCCCCAGCGCGAAGGTGGCGGCGAAGGCGACCCCTGCCAGCAGTTCCATCGTCGGCTGATAGAGGTACTCCAGGCGGGCGACGGCCCACGTCCGGAGGTAGTAGTCGAAGGAGGCCTCCCGGATGCGCGCCTCCTCGTGGGCCTCGGTGTGCGAGGTCTTGATGACCTCCATCCCGCTGATGTTGTTCTCCAGTCTGGTGTTCAGCGCCCCGACGCTGGAGCGGAGCGCGCGGTAGCGAGGGCGGATGGTCCGCATGAACCAGACGGTGAACGCCGTGAGGAGGGGGACAGCGACGAGGGTGACGAGCGCGAGTTGCCAGTTCAGCCAGAACAGCACGCCCGCGATGCCGACGACGGTGACGACGAGGGTGAGCGCGTTGCTCACTGTCGACCCGAGGAACGTCCGTAGGTTGCGCACGTCGTCGTTGAGGATGGACATGACCTGCCCGGTCTGCTTGTCGTCGAAGAACGCCATGTCGAGGCCCTGCATCGCCCGGTAGGCGTCGACGCGGATGGCGTGCTGGACGCGGTTCGAGAACAGCGAGAGCGTCGCGCCCTGCGTCCACGTGAAGACGACGCCGAGGACGAACGCCCCGAGGACGAGACCGACCGAGAGCCACACCTGCGCGACGCGGTCCGTCGGCAGGAGTTCGGGGGGGACGAGGGGGAGGCGGTACGGCGTCGTGCCGTTGAACACGGCGTCGATGGCCACGCCCAACACGAGGGGAGGGACGAGGCTCACGCCCCGCCCGAGGATGCTGGCGAGGACGCCGACGACGAACAGCCACAGTTCGTCCGCCGCGTACCGCCCGAACAACCGGCCCACCGGGTCGTTCGACGTCCCCTCCCCGTCGTCTGCGGCGTCGGTCCACCCGCCGTGGAACCGGCCGCCGCCCGGCCCGTGCATTCACGTGAGGTAAGCGACCGCGCTACTTGACGTTCGCGGGGGGTTTCTGTCCCCCCGAGACGGGACCTTAATGTCCCGGGGGACGTACCTCCCGGCGAACGACGGCGGGGCACCGCCACCACCACTCGTATGACACTCCGAGAGCTGATTCGTGAGGTCGAGGGTCGCCGCAGGGAGATCACTGTCCGCGCCCCGTCGGACGAGGCGGGTCTCTCCGCGACTCTCGCCGAACACTTCGCGACGGAGAACGTCACCGTCGAACACGTACCCGTCGAGGACGGCGAGGACGCCGAGATACTGCTGACCGACGGGAACATCATCCTGGCACGCATCTGCGCCGGCGCGGCGCGCTCGCTCGCGGCCCCGGCGACGGACGCGCCGTGGCGCCCGGGCTTCGAGGGGTGTGACTACCGCGACCTGCTCGTCCACCTGGACGACACCCTCTTCTCGTCGTACGACCGCCGGCAGATGCTCGCGACCTCCCGCGAGATAGAAGACCGGGCGTGGCGCACGGCCGAGGGGACGCTGTACGCCGGGTTCCAGCGGTTCTCGGTGCTCGACGCGCAACGGGAGGTGTACCGCCACCTCGCGCGGACGGGCATCGACATCCACGTCTACGGCGAGGCGGACCGCGATCCGCCGCTCACCGAGGGCATCACGTTCCACCCCTCGACGACCCCCGAGGTCACGGACACGTGGTTCCTCGTCTTCGACGACCCGACGGGGTCGAACTCGTGTGCGCTGGCGGCCGAGGAACGCACCCCGGGGGCGTTCTTCGGCTTCTGGACGTACGACCCGATGACGGTCGACCGGGCCGTCGAGGCCGTCACCCGACTCGACTGACCCGTCGCCGGCACTATCGACCGCCTCGCCAACGACTAAACCCTCCCCACGAGTCCGGGAGCGTATGGCACCGAATTCTGCAGGTGAGCGACAGTGAGCGACCAGTCCAGCCAGTCAGCCGAGCGCCTCGACGACATCGGCGACGTCGACGTCGCGACGGACGAGGGTGAGGAGCGGACGGGCCGGCGGAAGCCCCCACTGGTCGCCCGCCTGCTGTTCGGCGGCGTCCTCGCGTACAACGGCTACACGCAGCTCTCGAACCTCCAGCAGATGGCCGGGTACGCGGACGCGAAGGACGTCCCGAAGCCCGGGAAGATGGTTCCGTTCACCGGCGGGATGCTCCTCGTCGGCGGCCTCGGCGTCGTCTTCTGGCGCGCGCCGAAGTTCCTCGCGGGCGCGCTGGCGACGTTCCTCGCCGTGACGACGCCGACGATGCACGACTTCTGGAACGCCGACGAGGAGTCGAAGCAGTCCGAGAAGAACCACTTCCTGAAGAACCTCGCCATGCTCGGCGCCGCGCTCGCGTTCGTGGGCTGGGACGACGAGGACTGACCGACCCCGAATCCAGCGATCCGGAACCCGATTCCTTCCGGTAATATTCGCCCGCCGACAAATTATCGAATTTCCGAAATGATTTTCCCCGACTCCGGTCTGAGTGAGGTATGGACGAGTCCCGCTCGCACATCGAGACGCTCGCGGTCAGCCACGGCGAGAAGCCCTACCCTGACTCGCCCGCGGCGGGGAGTCGCCGGGGTGCGCAGTACGGCGACGTGGTCTCGCCGGTCCATCTCGCCTCGACGTACGCCCTCCCCCGCCTCGACCCCTCGATGGGACTGGACGACGCCGACCCGGACGCGGGCCAGTTCCTCTACGCGCGCCTGTCGAACCCGACGCGCCACGCCCTCGAACAGCGGCTCGCGGCCCTCGAAGGCGGCACGCACGGTTTCGCCTTCGCCTCGGGGACGGCGGCCATCACCACCGTCCTGCTCTCCGTCGTGGAACCGGGCGACCACGTCGTCGCCTTCGACGACCTGTACGCGGGCACGCGCCGTCTGCTGGAGGACCTCTTCGAGCGCCGACTCGACGTGTCCGTCTCGTTCGTGGACGCCACCGACGTCGAGAACGTCGAACGGGCGATGCGCGAGGAGACGCGCTTCGTCTGGATGGAGACGCCGACGAACCCCCTGCTCCGTCTGTGCGACGTCGCGGCCATCGCGGACGTCGCCCACGAGGGCGGCGCGCTCCTCGGCGTGGACAACACGTTCGTGAGTCCGTACTTCCAGCAACCGCTGGCGCTCGGCGCGGACGTCGTCGCCCACAGCACGACGAAGTATCTCAACGGCCACTCCGACAGCGTGGGCGGGTGCGTCGTCACGGACGACGACTCGCTGGCCGAGACCCTCGCCTTCCACCAGCAGGTGGCGCTCGGCAACGCCCTCGCGCCGTTCGACAGCTACCTCCAGTTGCGGGGGCTGAAGACGTTCCCCCTCAGGATGCGCCAGCACGAGGCCAACGCCACCG
Proteins encoded:
- a CDS encoding ABC transporter ATP-binding protein, which produces MGRLFGRYAADELWLFVVGVLASILGRGVSLVPPLVLGVAIDAVFNGTTPYRLPLVPPELLPTDRVAQVWLSVGLVLGAFVLGVVFTWTQGATLSLFSNRVQHAIRVDAYRAMQGLDMAFFDDKQTGQVMSILNDDVRNLRTFLGSTVSNALTLVVTVVGIAGVLFWLNWQLALVTLVAVPLLTAFTVWFMRTIRPRYRALRSSVGALNTRLENNISGMEVIKTSHTEAHEEARIREASFDYYLRTWAVARLEYLYQPTMELLAGVAFAATFALGGYWLVAGPPGPFSGTLLVGEFVTFLFMTQRFIDPLSGAGRIVASYEDARASAERVVSFLDREVVVRDREGAVVPDRIEGRVEYEDVTFGYREDLPVVRDLSLSVAPGETVAFVGPTGAGKSTAAKLLLRLYEVDAGIIRVDGLDVRDVAVDSLRDAIGYVSQDVFLFDGTVRENVAYGSFDATDEEIADAARAAEAHKFIEDLPDGYDTRVGERGVKLSGGQRQRVAIARAMLQDPEILVLDEATSAVDTETEVLIQRGLARLTEDRTTLVIAHRLSTIKDADCIYVVDEGRIVESGSHDDLLALDGLYATLWTIQAGERAAEALFARRARTDGDGEEDGP
- a CDS encoding DICT sensory domain-containing protein; this encodes MTLRELIREVEGRRREITVRAPSDEAGLSATLAEHFATENVTVEHVPVEDGEDAEILLTDGNIILARICAGAARSLAAPATDAPWRPGFEGCDYRDLLVHLDDTLFSSYDRRQMLATSREIEDRAWRTAEGTLYAGFQRFSVLDAQREVYRHLARTGIDIHVYGEADRDPPLTEGITFHPSTTPEVTDTWFLVFDDPTGSNSCALAAEERTPGAFFGFWTYDPMTVDRAVEAVTRLD
- a CDS encoding DoxX family membrane protein; translated protein: MSDQSSQSAERLDDIGDVDVATDEGEERTGRRKPPLVARLLFGGVLAYNGYTQLSNLQQMAGYADAKDVPKPGKMVPFTGGMLLVGGLGVVFWRAPKFLAGALATFLAVTTPTMHDFWNADEESKQSEKNHFLKNLAMLGAALAFVGWDDED
- a CDS encoding trans-sulfuration enzyme family protein encodes the protein MDESRSHIETLAVSHGEKPYPDSPAAGSRRGAQYGDVVSPVHLASTYALPRLDPSMGLDDADPDAGQFLYARLSNPTRHALEQRLAALEGGTHGFAFASGTAAITTVLLSVVEPGDHVVAFDDLYAGTRRLLEDLFERRLDVSVSFVDATDVENVERAMREETRFVWMETPTNPLLRLCDVAAIADVAHEGGALLGVDNTFVSPYFQQPLALGADVVAHSTTKYLNGHSDSVGGCVVTDDDSLAETLAFHQQVALGNALAPFDSYLQLRGLKTFPLRMRQHEANATAVAEFLADHPSVERVRYPGLDSHPQYDLAREQMTGFGGVLSFELAGEMDDVVEFVGALEEFTLAVSLGGVESLIECPAAMTHEPLPRAEREAVGITDTLLRVSVGVEHVDDLIADLERGFAAVGRATESQSA